The genome window GCGGCGGAAAGCCATGTGGACCGCTCTATTTACAAAGCCGATGCCTTTGTTCGAACGGGAGTTATCGGAGTCCAGGTGCTCCTCGATATTTCGCGGAAAGCTGGAGTTCCGCGGTTCATCCAGATAAGCACGGACGAGGTGTACGGCTCCATCCGGGAGGGAGTGTTCACCGAGGAATCGCCCCTGAATCCTTCCAGCCCCTATTCTGCCTCCAAGGCGGCCGGGGATCTGCTTGCCCTGTCTTACCATAAGACATTCGGAACGCCGGTGATCATCACCCGGAGCTCCAACAATTACGGCCCCTTTCAGTACCCTGAAAAACTGATCCCGCTTTTCATCACCAACTGCTTTGAAGGCAGGACCCTGCCGCTTTACGGCGACGGG of Candidatus Latescibacter sp. contains these proteins:
- a CDS encoding GDP-mannose 4,6-dehydratase, with the translated sequence AAESHVDRSIYKADAFVRTGVIGVQVLLDISRKAGVPRFIQISTDEVYGSIREGVFTEESPLNPSSPYSASKAAGDLLALSYHKTFGTPVIITRSSNNYGPFQYPEKLIPLFITNCFEGRTLPLYGDGTNVREWIHVLDNCRAIELVLEKGVPGEVYNISSGKELSNSEIARVIVRTIKVQESFITPVTDRLGHDFRYAMDCAKIAGLGFSPRIDLEKGLEETIRWYREHPEWWKPLK